Within the Rosa rugosa chromosome 2, drRosRugo1.1, whole genome shotgun sequence genome, the region TGACAAGTTGAAAAGGAGGAAGCCAATCAGAACGAATGTTCAAAGTTAGTGAATTGGAAGATAAATCCAAATATAGCAGTTTGGAGAGGTTTGAGAAATGAGCTTCCGTAATCACTCCTGTCAAAGAGTTCATACTAACATTGAAATTTTCCAAGTTGGACAATGAACCTATTCTTTCAGGTATTCTTCCAGTCAGTTGATTGCCAGAGAGAAGTAATATTCTTATTGAGTTCCCACCACAGCCAAATAATCCTTGAATAAACTCCGAAAACTCACCACTGTGATTATTTCTTGAAAGGTCCAACAATTGCAAACTACATAACCGGCCAATTGTTTTTGGGAGTTGTCCTTCTATTGAGTTAAAACCAAGATATAGATCCAGGAGAGAACTCAGGTTGCCGAAAACATCAGGAATTGAACCACTTAAGTTGTTGTGAGAAAGGTCCAACAATTGCAAACTACTTAACCGGCCAATTGTTTTTGGGAGTTGTCCTTCTATTGAGTTAAAACCAAGATATAGATCCAGGAGAGAACTCAGGTTGCCGAAAACATCAGGAATTGAACCACTTAAGTTGTTGTGAGAAAGGTCCAATGATTGCAAACTGCATAACTGGCCAACTGTTTTTGGGACTTGTCCTTCTATTGAGTTAGCAGCAAGACTTAGATGCAGGAGAGAACTCAGGTTGCTGAAAACATCAGGAATTGAACCACTTAACTTGTTGTAAGAAAGGTCCAATGATTGCAAACTGCATAACTGGCCAATGGCTTTTGGGACTTGTCCTTCTATTGAGTTAGCAGCAAGACTTAGATGCAGGAGAGAACTCAGGTTGCCCAAAACATCAGGAATTGAACCACTTAAGTTGTTGGCAGAAAGGTCAACGGAAACAAGGCTTGTATTGTAGGTTGACAACCAATGGAATATTGAAAAGGTGAGATGGTTGTCAGAGAGATCAACTGAAGAAAGAGATTTAGAAGTGTTTATATGAGAAAGAGACGAAAGAATTGGAATAGGAAGATCACAGGATGATAATGTCAACGATTGTAGTTTAGGGAGCTTATCAACTACTTTTGGCCAATGTAAAACATTACTGAGATTCATCTCCTCTAGGTTCAGGTGTGTTAAAGAAGAAAGATGAGGGAGCCAATTGAGGTTTTTCGGATTAGTAAAGTAATTGAGCCCTCCAAGATCAAGAAATTGCAACTGTGTAAGGTTTCCAAGCTGATATGGTACTTCACCACCAAAACTAGAGTCAGAGAGGTCGAGAAATTTTAAATTGCTTAGAGAACCAATagattttggaatttggttaTCACTAAAGCTGTTGTAACTGAGGTTCAAATATTCCAAATGCTGCAACTCAAAAAGTTCAGGACTAATCTTACTTTGCAGAGGTAAATATTGCCATGTGGAATGAAGATCAAGTTTAGTAACATGACCTGTTTGTTTGCTACAATGGACTCCTTCCCATTTGCAACAATCTGTTGTCGCGTTGCTTCCCCATGAAGAAAGTGAATGATTGCCCACGAGACCTTGTTTTACTGCAAGGAGAGCCTGCCTTTCCTTCTCTATGCACCTGATATTAGTAGCCCCACGCCGTAGTCCGGAAACAAATCCAAGGTGGCTCATGTGCAGCAAAAGCACCACAAGTGGATAAAAGAGTTTGAGGCACATCTTGTCCATATTGAGTAAATCAAAGAGCAAAAcacagaaaaagaaggagagagTTATGCATCCAACAATACAAGAATACTTTATGCTTGCTGGAGTTCTCAATTTAGTCGAGTATAGTTGCGATGAACTTTCATAGCAATTAATCCCCCAGGCATGCAATTTAGTCAAGTCAATCCCCCATAATACGCTCACTTGGGGACTTCTTACTCCAGCTGTTCCAAAAGTGTCCGCTAGTTGAACCCCGTCCAGTACGCTAAGTATTGCCCAGCCCATCCACTGGGGCTCTTCTGCATCACCAGGTATTGGGCTACTTTCTGTCCACACATTCCGGCTAGTTTTTGTTGACTGTTAATGGTTTGCTAACTGTAAAAGAATGAGGGGTTTCTGGTAATTTGGCAGCTGGTATCTTTTACTGTTGTGCTCCTGGGTATCGCACGCCGCTTCGAAGTGAACCAGAAGTTGAGGAATGGGGAAGCTTTTCAAAACATAAGCAACCAATTTCTCGATTCCTCCGGCCACCCCgaagcgctctctctctctctctgattggtgttgttgttgttgtttcaaAACCAGGTTAGTAAATTCTTCCCTGCATTTTGCTTTTCTCCGTCTCCGCGTTTGTGAATTCCGCTGAGGAAATGGCAATGCAGCTTGAAATTGTGTGGAATCGGAAAAGTTAGGAGGATTTGAGCTAAGGAGATTGGAGCTTTGATTCAAGGGCAAGACTTAATGGCCATAAAATAAGTATAAAAAGCATGCCTGCCACAAAGGAGATTGGAGCTTTGATTCAAGGGCAAGACTTAATGCTACCGCATCCAATTTTCCCGCCTCTGCAAGGAAAACCTGAATAGCATCTCGAGTGGGTTGTAAGCGTACACCACCTGACGTTACAATGGTCTCCAACAACCTCTCCTCACGGGTCTTACTCTCTCTATAACTTGAACTAGAATCTCCATTAGTTAGTTCAGGCGTGGTTGACCTTGAGTCCTCACCCCAGGGTCCATTAGCCACATTCTTTGAATTTCCAAAACTACTCTGAGTCTGATTGGGATACTGAAATGGTTCATATTTATCTGCTTTCCCTTCCATAGTCAATGACCTATGAAGATTAGGACTCTTGTAGCTTCCATTGTCATTCTTTTTAAATGACTGACCTTGGGTGAAAGTACTAAACCCCTGCTTGATAGATGCACTTCCAAGACCAACTACCTCACTAATAAACGATTTCTTTTCCTCTGTTGGCATTTCATAGTTTGTATTCCCAAAACCTTGAATTCGTCTGTTAAGATCTTCTGCAGGTGCGGGCTTACTTTCCTCTGAAACCTTGAATCCTTTGTGGCAGGCATGCGTTTGTGAATTCCGCTGAGGAAATGGCAATGCAGCTTGAAATTGTATCATTTTTGTTGTGCTTATGGTGTTTTCGATTTTTCGGAAGGTGGGTAATTTAGGTCTCTGAAGATTGAGGCTTGGATAAGGTAGAAAGGAGGTCAGGTATGGTAGGAAAAAGAGAGTAAAGAATTATTAGTAgtctttttttttgagtttggaAGAGACGGAGAAGGACCACAAGTAGTGTGAGTTTCTTCTTAGATGTAGTGTATCTGAAGAAAATGATATTTTCAATTGTGGCATGGTGCTTTTGATGCCAAATCCAAGTTCTGGTAAGCGTTTGATTTAAGATTGAAACTTTTGAATGTTAGAGAGAACCCAATATGAACTGAGCCATTACTTGACTGTGTAACTTTGAATCGTAAAGGTTCATACTTTCTGTTTATCAAGGTGAAGTTGCTTGCTTGTAATATTGATTCAGTTCTTCTAATCTGTGGTTATGTATTTTGGGATCTTATCTTGACGTGGGTTCTTTTGTTTGTTGGGATATTTTGATTAGGTACTTTTTGAGGAAGTTgaagaaagtgaagaagagCAATGGACAAATCTTGGCCATCAATGAGGTATTTATCTTACATTTCTGTTGATATAGCGCTTCATCTTTGAGGTCACATGAGTCTGTTATTTAACCGATTGTGGGCTGGCTTCTTAAATTTGTTTCATGTTTGAAATAAAAATTGGGCTTAGTTTATGCTTACCAAGAACTGTATTGCTCGTTTGTTATTGCAATGATGATAGAGGTGAATCCCAGCTCATTATGAGACCTTTTGTGGTCTGGGAATATAGTCATATACTTTATCCACATATATCTGAGCCCAGATTCAGATTGAACAACAAAGTTATGGTTATAGTTTTTAATCAACAAAGTTATGATTAAATGCTGTGATTACTTAGTTGGAATGCCAATGCTCCAATGCATATAATGGCATGAAGTTATGAACTAATGGCTTTTCAAGTGTGGTATGGTGCTTTTGATGCTTATATAATAGGCGTCCGGCACACATGCGCAAGCCTGCATGTTCTCTCTCAATAACGAACTTCCTTATTGTTTTTTGTCTTCACTCTTGAGGTTTTGTTCCTTACTCATTACGTAGATTCATTGACTAATGTATATTCGTTTTGTCTGATAACAAGGAACAAGGCATTCCAACAGATTTTATGATGAGTATCTAGTCAGAGTCACATAAAAATGGAAAGGGGGGTCAGAGCTGCAAAAAGATGAAAATGGGGGTCAGAATCACAGAAAGATGGAAATGGGAGATGCAAAATCTCAAATGGGACTTCTAGTAAAGATGCTATACTAATGGAAAGATCCGGCAGCACAATTGACGGTAATACTATTTCCCCTCTCTCTGGAGTATGTGCTTGCCACTGGTTCCATTTTGAGATCCTGCTTCTCCATGATTTacctttgaactttattttgctTAGGTAACGAGATATTAGCTCTGGTGGAATGATTAAATTATATCGTTCCTTATTTAAGATTGCCGACGGATGCTTCTGAGGAGGAAATCAGAGCGTGCTTAATTGATGGCACAGTTTTATGCAGAATACTAAATAGGCTGTGTCCGGTTCAGTTGAAATGGTAGGATtactgttcttttttttctttggcttgTAAACATGCTGTTGTAAGATGTTTTACTGCTTTATGATTGTCAAAatattttcatttctttaagtTGACCTGTATTAGTTTTGGTACATGGTCTTATATGCTGTCTTCCTCATATGAACGGCTTTTGTCCTGCTTTAGGGAGGGAGTTCAGACCCTGGTTTTGCAAATGTCAAAAGGTTTCTGGTGGCTGTGGGGGAGTTAGGATTCCCTCCGTTTGAGCTTTTGGACCTAGAGCAGGTACTTtatctgtatttttttttttaaaactttttcatttttttaatttatctcaGGCATGCTGTCATTGGTTATTTCTGTCTAGATTCATGAAGCTCGTGTAACCTGGTACATTGAAAATAAGCATCCTCTTCCCTTTGGCGACATCATATAAAATTGCAACAAAGCATCTGGTGGCCAACTTGGCTTTAGATTATTTGCATGCAGGGTGGTGGGTTTAAATTAGGGGTGTATCTACCAACTGATCATGTTCTGTTCATTATAAACCATATTGTGCTTATCTTTCTGACCAAGTCTACTGTTAAGTACTGGTTTTATGCAGAATTGTGCTGGCTGGATTGACCAGTACCAGTGTGTAATAGCAGCATCTGTCGATCAATTGATGGTTTGAGATCATTTGCAGGGATCTTTGGTGCCAGTTATACGGTGCCTTAGTGCACTCAAAACttcatttgattttggtttttgggaaGAGAAcacaaaaaatgaaacaaagacAGGAGGGGAGTTGTTGGAGATAGAATAGTTGAGGAAAATTTATCGTAATCAATCATTCAAGAGATATGGACAACAGGATACTCAAAATACAGAAGGGACACAGGGAAATTCAGATGACTCAA harbors:
- the LOC133732405 gene encoding receptor-like protein EIX2, giving the protein MGWAILSVLDGVQLADTFGTAGVRSPQVSVLWGIDLTKLHAWGINCYESSSQLYSTKLRTPASIKYSCIVGCITLSFFFCVLLFDLLNMDKMCLKLFYPLVVLLLHMSHLGFVSGLRRGATNIRCIEKERQALLAVKQGLVGNHSLSSWGSNATTDCCKWEGVHCSKQTGHVTKLDLHSTWQYLPLQSKISPELFELQHLEYLNLSYNSFSDNQIPKSIGSLSNLKFLDLSDSSFGGEVPYQLGNLTQLQFLDLGGLNYFTNPKNLNWLPHLSSLTHLNLEEMNLSNVLHWPKVVDKLPKLQSLTLSSCDLPIPILSSLSHINTSKSLSSVDLSDNHLTFSIFHWLSTYNTSLVSVDLSANNLSGSIPDVLGNLSSLLHLSLAANSIEGQVPKAIGQLCSLQSLDLSYNKLSGSIPDVFSNLSSLLHLSLAANSIEGQVPKTVGQLCSLQSLDLSHNNLSGSIPDVFGNLSSLLDLYLGFNSIEGQLPKTIGRLSSLQLLDLSHNNLSGSIPDVFGNLSSLLDLYLGFNSIEGQLPKTIGRLCSLQLLDLSRNNHSGEFSEFIQGLFGCGGNSIRILLLSGNQLTGRIPERIGSLSNLENFNVSMNSLTGVITEAHFSNLSKLLYLDLSSNSLTLNIRSDWLPPFQLVRIRLMSCKIGPHFPKWLRTSLRSFYELDLSDAGIYDIIPSWFQDNSMKFSQYRVLSLSSNQLEGPIHSLPSGLSSLDLSSNKLSGRISFLCASKNRNLTFLDLSNNSFSGELPNCWKHLENLVILDLSNNAFSGKIPTSIGSLASLETLKLSKNNFAGELPSSLKNCTNLQFFDIGENRITGKIPEWMGISFSKLAILILRSNQFSGSLPLELCHLKDIQLLDLSRNCFSGTIPQCLNNLTTLAQKGSSSPSIMHSVFATIYYVHYEDDASLIWKGRMSKYKSTLGLVKSIDFSSNRLDGEIPRQITDLIGLVSLNLSRNYLTGQMPPQIGKLQSLDFLDLSRNHIYGRIPTSLSQMYGLGVLDLSNNNLSGKIPIGTQLQSFDPSTYAENPQLCGLPLQKICPTGETRSKQVPKEEEDELISFGFYVSMGLGFVVGFWGVCGSLIFNRSWRYTYFGFLNVLRDWVYVRAMLIRRQRML